A region of Tolypothrix sp. NIES-4075 DNA encodes the following proteins:
- a CDS encoding response regulator: MFGHQTPTLLVIEDSDEDFVALQRMMKSASLPHRVERCTDGDDALDFLYHTGKYIDNKTAPRPSLILLDLNLPGTDGREILHQLKQDDSLKMIPVVVFSTSSNPKDIEACYEYGVNSYILKPIDVQKLKMTIEIFSKYWFGVISLPDT; encoded by the coding sequence ATGTTTGGACACCAAACTCCAACATTATTGGTTATTGAAGATAGCGATGAAGATTTTGTTGCTTTACAACGCATGATGAAGAGTGCATCTCTTCCTCACCGAGTTGAACGTTGTACTGATGGCGATGACGCTTTAGACTTTCTTTATCATACTGGCAAATACATAGACAACAAAACAGCACCCCGTCCATCTTTAATTTTACTCGACCTCAATTTACCAGGTACAGATGGACGAGAAATTCTACACCAACTCAAGCAGGATGATAGTCTGAAAATGATTCCAGTAGTGGTATTTTCTACATCATCAAATCCCAAAGATATTGAAGCTTGTTATGAATATGGTGTAAATAGTTATATTCTCAAACCAATTGATGTCCAGAAATTGAAAATGACAATCGAAATTTTTAGTAAATACTGGTTTGGAGTAATTAGTCTACCTGATACTTAA
- a CDS encoding MotA/TolQ/ExbB proton channel family protein, whose product MAINNIFTAGGVVMLPLLGFSVLAVALIIERIRFWVMLVSRQRRMVQEVLNFYRLNNVVSAIALLQQNTNLPLARIFLAALELEEATPEDFRLALETAAQAEIPLLKRFQNIFDTIISLAPLLGLLGTVLGLIASFASLNIGDVGGSQTAGVTSGISEALVSTASGLVVAIFTLLFANTFRGLYQRQIAMIQEYGGQLELLYRRRYERGEKPYAPFR is encoded by the coding sequence ATGGCAATTAATAATATATTTACAGCAGGTGGCGTAGTTATGTTACCTCTGCTGGGGTTTAGTGTGTTAGCAGTAGCGTTGATTATTGAGCGTATCAGGTTTTGGGTGATGTTGGTAAGCCGCCAACGCCGGATGGTGCAGGAAGTGCTGAATTTTTATCGTTTGAATAATGTAGTTAGTGCGATCGCACTATTACAACAAAATACTAACTTGCCTCTAGCCCGCATTTTTTTAGCAGCATTAGAATTAGAAGAAGCCACACCAGAAGATTTTCGTTTAGCATTAGAAACAGCAGCGCAAGCCGAGATACCTTTACTCAAACGATTTCAAAACATCTTCGACACAATTATAAGCCTTGCACCTTTATTAGGTCTTTTGGGAACCGTCTTAGGATTAATTGCTTCTTTTGCCTCTTTAAATATTGGTGATGTAGGAGGTTCTCAAACAGCCGGTGTTACCAGTGGGATTAGTGAAGCTTTAGTTTCTACCGCCTCAGGATTAGTAGTTGCTATCTTTACATTGTTATTTGCTAACACCTTCCGAGGACTTTACCAGCGACAAATCGCCATGATTCAAGAGTATGGCGGACAGTTAGAATTGCTTTACCGCCGTCGCTATGAACGAGGAGAGAAGCCTTATGCCCCTTTTAGATGA
- a CDS encoding aspartate aminotransferase family protein: MQTLKQTTPPHSSSAQSSPFDTDSFDQVVMSTYARFPLALEKGAGCRVWDTQGRSYLDFVAGIATCTLGHAHPVLIEAVTKQIQKLHHVSNLYYIPEQAELAKWIVEHSCSDRVFFCNSGAEANEAAIKLARKYAHTVLQIDKPIILTAHASFHGRTLATVTATGQPKYQKNFDPLVPGFHYVPYNDIAAVEAAISELDEGDYRVAAILIEPLQGEGGVRPGDVAYFQKLRKICDEIGILLIFDEVQVGMGRSGKLWGYEHLGVEPDIFTSAKGLGGGIPIGAMMSKSFCDVFQPGEHASTFGGNPFACGVALSVCQTLERENILQNVQDRGEQLRDGLKAIAAKYPDLITEVRGWGLINGMELQASIQLTAGDIVKAAMDEGLLLVPAGPKVLRFVPPLIVTEKEVETALQALDKAIATVTA; this comes from the coding sequence ATGCAAACTTTAAAACAAACAACACCTCCACACTCAAGTTCTGCACAATCTAGCCCCTTTGATACAGATAGCTTTGATCAAGTCGTCATGTCCACTTATGCGCGGTTTCCCCTAGCCTTAGAAAAAGGTGCAGGATGCCGCGTTTGGGATACACAAGGGCGCTCATATCTGGATTTTGTCGCCGGAATTGCTACTTGCACTTTAGGACATGCCCACCCAGTATTAATAGAAGCGGTGACAAAGCAAATTCAAAAGCTGCACCACGTTTCTAATTTGTACTACATTCCCGAACAAGCGGAATTAGCAAAATGGATAGTTGAACATTCTTGTAGCGATCGCGTATTTTTCTGCAATTCCGGCGCGGAAGCAAATGAAGCTGCAATCAAACTTGCGCGAAAATACGCACACACAGTATTACAAATTGACAAACCAATAATTCTCACAGCTCATGCCAGTTTCCACGGACGGACTTTGGCGACAGTTACCGCTACCGGACAGCCCAAGTATCAAAAAAACTTTGATCCATTAGTGCCGGGATTCCACTATGTACCTTACAACGATATTGCCGCAGTAGAAGCCGCAATTAGCGAACTTGATGAAGGTGATTATCGCGTGGCAGCGATTTTAATTGAGCCATTGCAAGGAGAAGGCGGTGTGCGTCCGGGTGACGTTGCTTACTTCCAAAAACTGCGGAAAATATGCGATGAAATCGGTATTTTGCTGATTTTCGATGAAGTGCAGGTAGGGATGGGACGCAGCGGTAAATTATGGGGTTATGAACATCTTGGCGTTGAGCCAGATATTTTCACCAGTGCTAAAGGCTTAGGTGGTGGTATCCCCATCGGCGCAATGATGAGCAAGTCATTCTGCGATGTTTTCCAACCTGGGGAACATGCTAGCACCTTCGGTGGCAATCCTTTTGCCTGTGGAGTAGCACTCTCCGTTTGTCAGACATTGGAACGAGAGAATATTTTACAGAATGTCCAGGATCGGGGTGAACAATTGCGAGATGGATTAAAAGCGATCGCAGCCAAATATCCGGATCTAATTACCGAAGTACGTGGCTGGGGTTTAATCAACGGGATGGAGTTGCAAGCTTCCATTCAGCTAACCGCTGGTGATATCGTTAAAGCTGCTATGGACGAAGGCTTATTGCTCGTACCCGCAGGACCCAAAGTTCTCCGCTTTGTTCCACCCTTGATTGTCACAGAAAAAGAAGTAGAAACAGCATTGCAAGCTCTTGATAAGGCGATCGCCACAGTAACCGCATAG
- a CDS encoding potassium channel family protein yields the protein MYSTLEQKYRRIQKELMAGTAALGGIFIIGTLWYSLVEKWSWEDAAYMTVITLATVGYGETHPLGNRGRLFTIALILMGVITIGFIVNRFTEALIQGYFQEGIRLRQQRRLMESLSEHYILCGFSRTGRQIAKEFRAEGVPFVIIDSEIESVRKAQAEGFTLYQGDATLDETLYKVGIERAICIVAALPSDAENLYTVLSAKTLNPNIRAIARASTEEAVQKLQRGGADAVISPYITGGKRMAAAALRPQVMDFVDGILTGADRQLYMEEVLLDPAICPYLGETLQKARLRSQTGALILAIRRTDGTLIGGPTGDTILLPGDLLICMGTAEQLRSLNQILGPIGSQKVRKPKNS from the coding sequence GTGTATTCAACGCTTGAGCAAAAATATCGTCGCATCCAAAAAGAGTTGATGGCAGGAACTGCTGCCCTCGGTGGTATCTTCATCATTGGGACTTTATGGTACAGCTTAGTAGAAAAGTGGAGTTGGGAAGATGCAGCTTATATGACGGTGATCACCTTAGCTACTGTAGGCTATGGTGAGACACACCCCTTGGGAAACCGAGGACGGTTGTTTACGATCGCCTTAATTTTAATGGGTGTGATCACAATCGGTTTCATCGTCAATAGATTTACAGAAGCGTTAATTCAAGGTTACTTTCAAGAAGGAATTCGATTACGACAACAGCGACGCCTAATGGAATCTTTGTCAGAACATTACATCCTCTGTGGATTTAGTCGGACTGGTCGTCAAATTGCCAAAGAGTTTCGGGCAGAAGGCGTACCTTTTGTAATTATTGATTCGGAGATTGAATCGGTGCGAAAAGCACAAGCTGAGGGTTTTACATTATACCAAGGCGATGCAACCTTGGATGAAACTCTCTATAAGGTTGGCATCGAACGGGCAATTTGTATTGTCGCAGCACTGCCTTCTGATGCAGAAAATTTATATACAGTACTTTCAGCAAAAACACTGAATCCAAATATTAGGGCGATCGCCCGCGCTAGTACAGAAGAAGCTGTGCAGAAATTACAACGCGGTGGTGCTGATGCGGTGATTTCTCCTTATATTACTGGGGGCAAAAGAATGGCAGCAGCTGCCCTCAGACCGCAGGTAATGGATTTTGTTGATGGTATTCTCACAGGTGCAGACCGGCAACTATATATGGAAGAAGTTTTACTCGATCCGGCAATTTGTCCGTATCTCGGTGAAACTTTGCAGAAAGCAAGATTGCGATCGCAAACTGGGGCATTAATTCTGGCAATTCGTCGCACCGATGGCACTCTCATCGGCGGTCCCACTGGCGATACTATTTTATTACCTGGAGATTTGCTGATTTGCATGGGTACAGCTGAACAATTGCGTAGCCTAAACCAAATCCTTGGACCAATTGGTTCTCAGAAAGTGCGTAAACCGAAAAATAGCTGA
- a CDS encoding ATP-binding protein has protein sequence MQKNVDLTNCDREQIHIPGLIQPHGILFVLQEPEFTILQVSKNTFDLIDIHPQELLGKQLQELLDAQQISQIKQCFSTDFESINPVKISLKTQNNTFFFDGIIHHSQEVVILELLPVTSQDNQDFFTFYQLVKAPIKQIQNTLNLQDLCQVLAKQVRKITEFDRVMIYRFDEEGAGKVIAEDRLEELTPYLSLHYPASDIPKQAKQLYILNWLRLIPDVNYQPVELIPTHNPVTNEPVDLSYSVLRSVSPIHVEYLQNMGVSASMSISLIKNKKLWGLIACHHNTPKYVPYYIRTACEFLGHVMSLDIGTKEENEDLDYKLKLKTIQSKFFEAISETKNLVDALIDRKNELLELVSAEGVAVCLNQELVLFGKTPLKTEVQDLINWLSTQINNDNVFYTDSLIKVYPASENFQDVASGMLALAIAQSQKHWILWFRPEVIQTLKWGGNPNKPMEVDENGSLHLSPRKSFKMWQETVRFKSLPWRKCEIDGALELKSAIVAMVLKKADELAKINVELERSNRELDAFAYIASHDLKEPLRGIHNYSTFLIEDYAELLHEDGVYKLQTLVRLTQRMEDLINSLLHFSRLGRVELVMRRTNLNELVESVIEVLKISLKESKNVDIRICRRLPDVKCDRIQMSEVFSNLISNAIKYNDKANKLVEIGFLDQEATNQPTITFYVRDNGIGIRQKHLDNVFRIFKRLHTASQYGGGTGAGLTIAKKIVERHGGKIWVESTYGEGSTFYFTLPS, from the coding sequence ATGCAAAAAAATGTAGATTTAACTAACTGCGATCGCGAACAAATTCACATTCCAGGTTTAATTCAACCACACGGTATTCTTTTTGTTTTACAAGAACCAGAATTTACTATTTTACAAGTTAGCAAAAATACTTTTGACTTGATTGATATTCATCCCCAAGAATTGCTAGGCAAACAACTTCAAGAATTATTGGATGCACAACAAATTTCTCAGATTAAACAATGTTTTTCTACTGATTTTGAAAGCATCAATCCCGTCAAAATATCTTTGAAAACTCAAAATAACACTTTCTTCTTTGATGGAATTATACATCATTCTCAAGAAGTTGTAATTCTGGAATTATTGCCTGTTACATCACAAGATAATCAAGATTTTTTTACTTTTTATCAGTTAGTCAAAGCTCCTATTAAGCAAATACAAAATACACTGAATTTACAAGATTTATGTCAAGTTTTAGCCAAACAAGTGCGAAAAATTACAGAATTTGACCGAGTTATGATCTATCGATTTGATGAGGAAGGCGCAGGTAAGGTCATAGCCGAAGATAGATTAGAAGAGTTGACTCCTTATTTGAGTTTACACTATCCCGCATCAGATATTCCCAAACAAGCAAAGCAATTATACATTTTAAATTGGCTGCGGTTAATTCCTGACGTTAATTATCAACCTGTAGAACTGATTCCTACTCATAATCCAGTTACTAATGAACCAGTAGATTTAAGTTATTCAGTCTTGAGGAGTGTTTCTCCCATACATGTTGAGTATTTGCAGAATATGGGCGTTAGCGCTTCGATGTCAATTTCTTTAATCAAAAATAAAAAACTATGGGGATTGATTGCCTGCCATCATAATACACCCAAGTATGTACCCTATTATATACGCACTGCCTGTGAATTTTTGGGACATGTAATGTCTTTAGACATTGGGACTAAAGAAGAAAATGAAGACTTAGATTACAAACTCAAACTCAAGACAATTCAATCAAAGTTTTTTGAGGCTATTTCCGAAACAAAAAACTTGGTAGATGCTTTAATTGATCGGAAAAATGAATTATTAGAATTAGTCAGCGCTGAAGGTGTTGCTGTCTGCTTGAATCAAGAATTGGTATTATTTGGCAAAACACCATTAAAAACGGAGGTTCAAGACTTAATAAACTGGTTATCGACGCAAATTAATAACGATAACGTTTTTTATACAGATTCACTCATTAAGGTTTATCCCGCATCAGAAAATTTTCAAGATGTTGCTAGTGGAATGTTAGCACTTGCCATTGCTCAAAGTCAAAAACATTGGATTTTGTGGTTTCGTCCAGAAGTGATTCAAACTTTAAAATGGGGGGGTAATCCCAACAAACCAATGGAAGTTGACGAAAATGGTAGTTTGCATTTATCACCGCGTAAATCTTTTAAAATGTGGCAAGAAACGGTACGATTTAAGTCTTTACCTTGGAGAAAATGTGAAATTGATGGTGCTTTAGAACTCAAAAGCGCTATTGTAGCAATGGTACTCAAAAAAGCGGATGAATTAGCCAAAATTAATGTCGAATTAGAACGCAGTAATAGAGAATTAGATGCTTTTGCTTACATTGCTTCTCACGATTTAAAAGAACCGCTACGAGGAATTCACAACTACTCAACATTTCTGATTGAAGATTACGCGGAATTGCTGCATGAAGATGGAGTTTATAAACTGCAAACTCTGGTGCGTCTGACTCAGCGAATGGAAGATTTGATTAATTCTCTGCTGCATTTTTCTCGTTTAGGACGAGTCGAACTTGTAATGCGACGAACTAACTTGAACGAATTAGTAGAAAGCGTGATAGAAGTATTAAAAATTAGCCTAAAAGAAAGTAAGAATGTAGATATTCGCATTTGCCGACGATTACCGGATGTGAAATGCGATCGCATTCAAATGAGTGAAGTATTTAGTAATTTAATCAGCAATGCGATTAAATACAACGATAAAGCGAATAAATTAGTAGAAATTGGCTTTTTAGACCAAGAAGCAACAAACCAACCCACAATCACTTTTTATGTGCGAGACAATGGTATAGGAATTAGGCAAAAACATCTAGATAATGTTTTTCGCATTTTCAAACGTCTGCACACAGCAAGTCAATATGGTGGGGGTACCGGCGCTGGTTTAACTATTGCCAAAAAAATTGTCGAGCGTCACGGTGGCAAAATTTGGGTAGAATCTACTTATGGGGAAGGTAGCACTTTCTATTTCACATTACCAAGTTGA
- a CDS encoding response regulator: protein MKILVVEDDQPTATMVSEVLRSHNYIVDTIAESQTALQLVRGFAYDLIVLDIVLPGLDGISVCRQLRSSGYQMPILLLTVKDSSTDKVMGLDAGADDYMVKPFDVSELIARVRALLRRGSNILATVLTWGKLQLDTSSSKVVYEGRLLRLTATEYRLLHLFLRNPQRIFSRSMILDRLWSIAEYPGEDAVTTHIKKLRQKLKAAGMTADLIETIYGLGYRLLPPPEQTPIPESSAASTDADRQQAENMVIESVNTIWQRNKESFTCQVALFEQVVAALMTDTITLQIQDAAKLEAHKMAGSLGSFGFNEGSRLAKEIEQLLESEAIKQQATQLQQLVSLLQQELEKPPTLSAVAPVLEEQSALILIIDDDRSLIEQITQSAYALNLRVEVANSLAAGREAIAQNPPDAILLNLIFANTNENGLTLLAELAQSKPPIPVLVLTIRGSLLDRVEVARLGARAFLHKPIDPLQILKAVTQILNQATATEARVLIVDDDPQVLTTLSDLLQPWGLDVTTLEDPQNFWEVLTTTVPDLLILDASMPTFSGIVLCQVVRQDPHWGDLPIVVLTSDTNADTIREVFAAGADDYVGKPIVEPELITRIISRLKRVQLW from the coding sequence ATGAAAATTCTAGTAGTGGAGGACGATCAGCCTACTGCAACGATGGTGTCAGAAGTGCTCAGATCCCATAACTATATAGTTGATACGATCGCTGAAAGTCAAACAGCTTTGCAACTAGTGCGAGGCTTTGCATACGATCTGATCGTCCTGGATATAGTTTTGCCGGGGTTGGATGGTATTAGTGTTTGTCGTCAATTGCGATCTAGCGGGTATCAAATGCCGATTTTGCTATTAACTGTCAAAGATAGCAGCACCGATAAGGTGATGGGCTTAGATGCAGGTGCGGATGATTACATGGTAAAACCTTTTGACGTGTCAGAACTAATTGCCCGCGTTCGCGCTTTATTGCGACGAGGAAGTAATATTTTGGCGACCGTACTGACTTGGGGAAAGCTACAACTTGACACCAGTAGCAGCAAAGTTGTTTATGAAGGGAGGCTTTTACGACTGACAGCAACAGAATATCGTTTATTACATCTTTTTTTGCGAAATCCGCAACGTATATTTAGCCGGAGTATGATTTTAGACCGCCTTTGGTCGATTGCCGAGTATCCGGGTGAAGATGCGGTGACAACTCACATCAAAAAACTTCGCCAGAAATTAAAAGCAGCGGGAATGACTGCTGATTTAATTGAAACAATCTACGGCTTAGGATATCGCCTTTTACCTCCACCAGAACAGACACCTATACCTGAGTCGTCCGCAGCTTCTACTGATGCCGACAGGCAACAGGCTGAAAATATGGTGATAGAATCTGTTAACACTATTTGGCAGCGCAATAAGGAGAGTTTTACCTGTCAGGTGGCATTATTTGAGCAGGTGGTTGCTGCTTTGATGACAGACACCATCACCTTGCAAATCCAAGACGCAGCAAAGCTAGAAGCTCATAAAATGGCTGGTTCATTGGGTTCTTTTGGCTTTAATGAAGGTTCGAGATTAGCAAAAGAGATTGAACAGTTGCTAGAAAGTGAAGCAATAAAACAACAAGCAACACAACTACAGCAACTAGTTAGTTTATTGCAACAAGAACTAGAAAAGCCACCAACTTTAAGTGCTGTTGCACCTGTTTTGGAGGAGCAATCTGCTTTAATATTGATAATTGATGACGATCGCTCATTAATTGAACAAATCACTCAATCGGCATACGCTTTAAATTTGCGCGTAGAAGTAGCGAATTCTTTAGCTGCTGGTAGAGAAGCGATCGCTCAAAATCCCCCGGACGCGATTTTGCTCAATCTGATTTTTGCTAACACCAATGAAAATGGACTGACGCTACTGGCTGAACTTGCACAAAGCAAACCTCCAATCCCGGTGTTAGTATTGACCATCAGGGGTAGCTTGCTTGACCGAGTAGAAGTAGCTCGTTTAGGCGCTCGTGCCTTTTTACACAAGCCCATAGACCCACTGCAAATCCTCAAAGCTGTCACCCAGATACTGAATCAAGCTACCGCGACTGAAGCCAGAGTTCTAATCGTGGATGACGATCCCCAAGTACTGACAACCTTGAGCGATTTACTACAACCTTGGGGACTTGATGTCACAACTTTAGAAGATCCGCAAAATTTCTGGGAAGTGCTAACTACCACAGTTCCCGACCTACTAATTTTAGACGCTTCTATGCCTACCTTCAGCGGCATAGTTCTTTGTCAAGTGGTACGTCAAGATCCTCATTGGGGAGATCTACCTATCGTAGTACTGACATCTGACACAAATGCTGATACCATACGTGAAGTATTTGCCGCAGGTGCAGATGATTATGTAGGTAAACCGATTGTGGAACCAGAACTTATTACTCGGATTATTAGTCGTTTAAAACGGGTACAACTGTGGTAA
- a CDS encoding methylmalonic aciduria and homocystinuria type D protein yields MNYPNVYTSEQGCPINLVGKPGQAVQISIHLPSQYICANRERILPDWKNQPSFWVVIVLQRSRYQLVESTNTIEKEKERLREKFMRFGCDVAFNLRDRTYLTDIIDPRTGYPLLSHPGQIPHDDTAVVKALLNYPVLKNKCRVLIHPNWGMAVYPSILISEAPPTIIESVTKSIAPMHGWQEVGQESLVSS; encoded by the coding sequence GTGAACTACCCCAACGTTTACACTTCGGAGCAAGGCTGTCCCATTAATTTAGTTGGCAAACCGGGACAAGCAGTTCAGATTTCTATTCATTTGCCCAGTCAGTATATCTGTGCCAACCGCGAACGGATATTACCAGATTGGAAAAACCAGCCGTCTTTTTGGGTGGTGATTGTCTTACAGCGATCGCGATATCAATTAGTAGAAAGTACAAATACAATAGAAAAAGAAAAAGAACGCTTGCGGGAAAAGTTTATGAGGTTTGGCTGTGACGTTGCTTTTAATTTGCGCGATCGCACTTATCTCACAGACATAATCGACCCCCGCACTGGCTATCCCTTACTTTCCCATCCCGGACAAATTCCCCACGACGACACTGCCGTTGTCAAAGCTTTACTTAACTATCCAGTGTTGAAAAATAAATGCCGTGTCTTAATTCATCCCAATTGGGGTATGGCAGTTTATCCAAGCATCTTAATATCCGAAGCTCCCCCAACGATCATCGAATCGGTAACTAAAAGCATAGCCCCCATGCATGGTTGGCAAGAGGTCGGTCAAGAGTCATTAGTTAGTAGTTAG